A portion of the Musa acuminata AAA Group cultivar baxijiao chromosome BXJ1-1, Cavendish_Baxijiao_AAA, whole genome shotgun sequence genome contains these proteins:
- the LOC135679755 gene encoding protein RGF1 INDUCIBLE TRANSCRIPTION FACTOR 1-like: MYTSSSSVTLHKYSPLPRLSLQAPLAVAMVIGKPAWLQALDSEKFFVPCSHHEHAKKNEKNICCLDCCTSICPHCVSSHRFHRLVQVRRYVYHDVVRLEDLEKLIDCSNVQSYTINSSKVVFLKKRPQNRQFKGSGNVCTSCDRCLQEPYIHCSLGCKVEYVLRQKKDLSPYLRPCKTVQLSPDFHIPHDDDEANETTHSTIVEGDEPMASSDSENLSLPCAKIIHTSRNGRRYICARSATSVTDEEYMTANMSRRKSIPHRSPLC; this comes from the exons ATGTATACCTCTTCCTCTTCTGTGACCCTTCATAAGTACTCTCCGCTGCCGCGGCTGTCTCTCCAAGCTCCTCTTGCTGTAGCCATG GTGATCGGAAAGCCGGCTTGGTTGCAGGCTCTCGATTCGGAAAAGTTCTTCGTGCCTTGTTCTCATCACGAGCACGCGAAGAAGAACGAGAAGAACATTTGCTGCCTTGATTGCTGCACCAGCATATGCCCGCATTGTGTATCGTCGCACCGTTTTCACAGGCTGGTGCAGGTCCGGCGCTACGTTTACCATGATGTTGTGAGACTAGAAGACCTCGAGAAGCTCATCGACTGCTCCAATGTTCAG TCGTATACAATCAACAGCTCCAAGGTGGTGTTCCTGAAGAAGAGGCCTCAGAATCGGCAGTTTAAGGGATCGGGAAACGTTTGCACTTCCTGTGATAGGTGCCTCCAGGAACCCTACATTCACTGTTCTCTGGGCTGTAAG GTGGAGTATGTGTTGAGGCAGAAGAAGGATCTCTCCCCATACTTGAGACCATGTAAGACTGTGCAACTGAGCCCAGACTTCCACATCCCTCACGACGACGATGAGGCCAATGAGACCACGCACTCAACCATTGTGGAAGGCGACGAGCCCATGGCATCCTcggattctgagaatttgagcttACCCTGCGCCAAGATCATCCACACCAGCAGAAATGGGCGGCGCTACATCTGTGCAAGATCAGCAACAAGTGTCACCGATGAGGAGTACATGACCGCAAACATGAGCAGAAGGAAGAGCATCCCGCACCGGTCTCCTTTATGCTAA
- the LOC135587728 gene encoding uncharacterized protein LOC135587728 yields MDWYSWLSNSSLEPYLVYEYGLLLTNNELEEEDIAYFDHSFLQSMGIAVAKHRLEILKLTNKDRRVPPLPVAKLVAAIRQSKNCLARYLRTLSRAKSPAILVVPTTPYGDRWGGAMLRRKTKLALLRQGRLMITDRGMSIARVPSPSHSASPMFRSHHDQRNAAAAADDDGYWETAVGDMRWDAMFQNLKPT; encoded by the coding sequence ATGGACTGGTACTCCTGGTTGTCCAACTCCAGCCTTGAGCCGTACCTTGTTTACGAGTATGGGCTCCTGTTGACGAACAACGAGCTCGAGGAGGAGGACATAGCATACTTCGACCATTCCTTCCTCCAGAGCATGGGCATCGCCGTAGCCAAGCACAGGTTGGAGATCCTCAAACTCACCAACAAGGACAGGAGGGTGCCTCCACTTCCTGTCGCCAAGCTCGTAGCAGCGATCAGGCAGTCCAAGAATTGTCTCGCCAGGTACCTCCGCACGCTGTCGCGTGCCAAGAGTCCGGCGATCTTAGTCGTCCCAACGACTCCATACGGCGACCGCTGGGGAGGGGCCATGTTGAGGAGGAAGACGAAGCTGGCGCTTTTGAGGCAGGGTAGGCTGATGATCACCGACCGTGGCATGAGCATCGCTCGTGTGCCTTCTCCATCCCACAGCGCTAGCCCGATGTTTCGCAGTCACCATGACCAACGCAATGCTGCAGCTGCTGCCGACGATGATGGGTACTGGGAGACTGCAGTTGGAGACATGAGGTGGGACGCCATGTTTCAGAACTTGAAGCCCACATAA
- the LOC135674341 gene encoding probable anion transporter 6, chloroplastic — protein sequence MAPHVVLQSDLCLPLRHRSPPLPIAPRNAPSHRLRLLSLPYRRLAVRVSSSGSKNKGAEQQRGGLQTGFQRDSDGERLTVEVEQEEVEGRGGSDERYQGSEWKWPPWKHLPQRYKLIGTTSLAFVICNMDKVNLSVAIIPMSHQFGWNSSTAGLVQSSFFWGYALSQLPGGWLAKLFGGRRVLEVGVLAWSLATILVPFVAGFMPGLVLSRVLVGVGEGVSPSAATDLIARSIPLQERSRAVAVVFGGLSVGSILGLLLAPPVIQNFGWESVFYFFGFLGILWCLGFEFIKDGQSLFRHEDIFGSGENLFRISNFFSASSYENYSWNDSFKELGDSLKDVPWKAFFKSEAVWAMIYAHFCGSWGHYTCLSWLPTYFSEELDLNLTEAAWVSILPSLGSILITSLAAPLADNLISNGVETTRVRKICQTIAFMSPAICMTLSSLDLGLPPWEVVAILTSGLALSSFALSGLYCTHQDISPKYASILLGITNTVGAVPGIVGVALTGNLLDSTHSWSLSLFAPSIFFYLTGTVVWLTFASSKPQNFSE from the exons ATGGCTCCGCATGTCGTTCTCCAATCCGATCTCTGTTTACCTCTCCGCCACCGATCTCCGCCTCTCCCCATAGCCCCACGAAACGCTCCCTCCCACCGCCTCCGCCTCCTTTCCCTCCCCTACCGGCGGCTTGCCGTTAGGGTTTCGTCCTCCGGGAGCAAGAACAAAGGGGCGGAGCAGCAGAGAGGTGGGCTTCAGACCGGTTTCCAGAGGGATTCTGATGGTGAGCGTCTGACTGTTGAAGTGGAgcaggaggaggtggaggggagAGGAGGGAGCGACGAGAGGTATCAGGGGTCTGAGTGGAAGTGGCCGCCTTGGAAGCACTTGCCGCAGCGGTATAAGCTTATCGGGACGACGTCGCTTGCCTTTGTTATCTGCAACATGGATAAG GTTAACTTAAGTGTTGCCATCATACCTATGTCACATCAATTTGGCTGGAACTCATCAACAGCTGGCTTGGTTCAATCATCTTttttctggggatatgccttgaGTCAGTTACCTGGAGGATGGCTTGCCAAGTTATTTGGTGGAAG GAGAGTTCTAGAAGTAGGTGTGCTGGCTTGGTCATTGGCAACAATACTTGTTCCATTTGTGGCAGGGTTTATGCCAGGACTGGTTTTATCAAGAGTATTG GTTGGAGTTGGAGAAGGTGTTTCTCCGTCTGCTGCGACCGACCTAATTGCCAG GTCTATTCCATTGCAAGAGCGGTCAAGAGCTGTTGCAGTTGTTTTTGGTGGTCTGAGTGTAGGAAGCATTCTGGG GCTTCTCTTGGCTCCTCCAGTAATCCAGAATTTTGGTTGGGAGtctgtcttttatttttttggttttctTGGGATTCTTTG GTGCTTGGGATTTGAGTTTATCAAAGATGGCCAATCATTATTTCGTCATGAGGATATTTTTG GCTCTGGTGAAAATCTGTTCCGTATCAGTAACTTTTTCTCGGCATCATCCTATGAAAATTACTCATGGAATGATTCCTTCAAAGAATTGGGTGATTCACTTAAG GATGTACCATGGAAGGCATTTTTCAAAAGTGAGGCAGTGTGGGCAATgatatatgctcatttttgtggaaGCTGGGGACACTATACTTGTCTATCCTGGTTGCCAACTTACTTTAG TGAGGAGCTGGACTTAAATTTGACAGAAGCTGCATGg GTTTCAATCCTCCCTTCTTTGGGTTCAATTCTTATTACCTCCTTGGCAGCACCTCTCGCTGACAACTTAATCTCTAATGGAGTTGAGACTACAAGG GTGCGAAAAATTTGCCAAACGATTGCCTTTATGTCTCCTGCAATTTGCATGACACTTTCCTCTTTGGATCTAGGATTACCACCTTGGGAAGTTGTAGCTATTCTTACCAGTGGTTTGGCACTTTCAAGCTTTGCCTTGTCTG GACTTTATTGTACCCATCAAGATATTTCTCCCAAGTATGCAAGTATACTTTTG GGTATCACAAACACAGTTGGGGCGGTACCTGGAATTGTTGGTGTAGCACTTACGGGAAATCTTCTTGATTCAACCCACTCTTGGAGC TTATCATTATTTGCTCCATCCATCTTCTTCTATTTGACGGGCACCGTCGTATGGCTAACATTTGCCAGTAGCAAGCCACAGAACTTCTCCGAATAA